The Vibrio fortis DNA segment TACGCTTGGTTGAGAGCTGTTTGATTGAGAACGAGTTGAAGTGCTCATGACTCCTTCTCCTCAAATTGTTTAATCGCGTGTAGCGCATCAGCAACAACACCTTCCACACCTTGTGCAATATCGACAAACAATGCTTCATCTTGTTGTGGTTCAACCAATGCTTCAAACTGGCTTTTTAACATTGCTTCACCGTTGAAGTAGTGATTTTCACGGGATTTATGACGATTCCAAATCGTGTCAAACGAACCTTGTAAGTAGACAATCACTAATTCTCGGTTATTGTTCCTCAGAATGTCACGGTACGATGGTTTTAGTGCTGAACAGGCAATCACCGCCGCTTCATTCTCAACGTAAACCCTGTTTAAGGTTTCCAACCAACCTTGGCGGTCATCGTCGTTTAGAGGAGTACCTTCTGCCATCTTGTCCACATTTGATTGTGGGTGGTAATCATCACCATCATGAAAAGGCAGATTTAGAGCGTGAGCAATTTCGCTACCAATCAAGCTTTTACCGCAGCCTGAAACGCCCATTACTAAAATTTTTTTCGCTTTCATTGGACAATACTATCCTTAGCCTCCAACTCACACTGGAGGCTGTCTATATAATCTGGGGATTCTTTAGGTCTTTAAAAGGTGGGGATTATTTCCACCACATCGCGAGCTCAGGGAATGCAATCACCATCCCGAGTACCAGAACCTGTAGGCCGATGAATGGCAGTAGTGAACTGAAGATCTCGCCCAAGCTGATGTCTTTCGGTGCCACCGATTTCAGGTAGAAGGCTGCTGGGCCAAACGGAGGTGATAGGAATGACACCTGCATGTTTAGACAGAACACCACACCGAACCATACTGGGTCGTAACCAAGACTTGTGATGATTGGTACGAATATAGGCATCGTTAGAAGCGCTACACCAACCCAGTCAAGGAACATACCTAGAACCAATAGAATAACCATCATGATAAGCAGTGTTGCAAGCGGGCTACCGCCACTTAGGCTTAGAATCACCTCTTCAACAAAGTCGATACCGCCCATTAGGTTGTAGATACCAACCAGCGCGCTTGCACCGATACCGATCCACATGATCATGCCGCAGGTACGCATAGTTGCGATGGCACTCTCCTTGAGCATATTGAAGTTAAGCTCACCACGAATCGCTGCGGAAATCATGATACCCACAACGCCCAGAGCAGACGCTTCTGTTACTGACGCGATACCTGTGTAGATACTGCCCAGAACCGTTGCTACTGAAAGCAGTGGGAAGAACAGTGCTTTGAAGTAGCTTGGCTGATTTTCCATGTCTTCCGCGATCTCTTCATCACTTGGAATCGGAGCCAGAGATGGATTCAACTTACAACGAATCAGTACATAACCGATGTAGCAGCCCGCTAGGATGAATGCTGGTAGGAACGATGCTTTAAACAGGTCACCAATCGACACACTCGCTGTCATACCGTAGATGATAAGTACGATAGATGGAGGAAGCATGGTACCTAGCGCGCCACCCGCACAAGTTGTACCGATTGCTAGCTTGCGGTCGTAACCAAGACGCAGCATTTGTGGCAGAGCAAGAATACCCAGCAGCACAGTCTCACCACCGATAACACCAGACATTGAAGCAAGCAGTACCGCAACCAATAGGGTCTGTACGGCAACGCCACCACGAACTCTTCGGCCTACTGATTTCATCGCATCAAACAGGTCTCGAGCAATACCTGATCGGTCAAGCAGCGCCGCCATTAATACAAACATCGGAACCGCTAGGAAAACGTAACCTGATGCAAAGCTGTAAGTACGGCTAGCGATTAAAGGCAATGCGTCTGGACCAAACCAAAACAGTGTGAAAAAGATGGCTACGAAACCTGTTACGAATGCCAGCTGCATACCTGTCAGTAGCAAGCCGATCATCATAACCAGCATGAGGACACTGCCCCATGCGATGCCAATAGAAGATAAATCAAACATCGTCTTTCTTCCCTAGCCCTACAATCTCTTGGATTAGGTGCAATACAAACTGGACAACAAGAATACAAAGACAAACAAAGATGATGCCTTTAAGAAGTGCTGGGTACGGAGCGTTCAGTACCGAGCCTGACGTTTCAAGACGAAGGTCACCCCACGGTGTAAACCAAGACTCTTGAACCATAAAATAAGAGGCATAAGCCAACATACCGGCAAACGCTAAACCTACTACGTGGTGAACTAGGTTTAGGTATTTTCGAGTTTGAGAAGAAACTGAATCGTAAATAAGAACAACTCGAACGTGTTTGTTAGCAGCGAAGGCGTAAATACCGCCTACGATAAATAGCGAGCCACCAACGAAAGATGCGGTTTCATGTACCCATGTTGTTGGGGCATTAAACGCGTAACGCATCACCACTTCGTAAAAAGAGATAAGTACAGTGAAGATGAACAAGCCACTTAGAACATTACTGACCTTGATGATAGCGCGGTCGAGAATGTTTCTTGGTTGCTCTTCTTGCTCTTGGGGCGCATGAGACGTTTTATCTGTCATAACGTATTACTCAAAAAAAACGGAGGGCAAATGCCCTCCAAAAGAGAAGCTAAAATAGGTATTTAGCCTGGATAATCGTTGTGAATTAAAGTAGACCGTTGGTCTCTAGGAAGCCAGTTACAGAGTCATAGACTTTCTGTGCATTTGGAGAACGTTCAGCAAATACTTTCCATTGGCCTTTCGCGATTTCACGGAACTTCTTACGCTCTTCGTCTGACCAATTGTGAATCGTAATTTCTGGATTTGCTTGCGCTTCTTTCACTGCAGCTTGATCAGCCATTTTCAGTTGAGTTGTCATGTCGTACGAGAAGTCACGAACCGATGTTTGCAGAATGATCTGTAGATCTTCAGGCATTTTGTCCCACTTCTTCTGAGAGATAGAGATGTCGATCAGAGGAAGAGAGTGGAAACCCGGTTGCACTGGGTGGGTCGCGATGTCGTTCATACCTGCTTTTTGGTTCGTAGAGAATACGGTGTAGTCAGCCGCATCAATAACGCCCTTGCTTAGGCCAGTAAATACTTCAGAACCCGGTAAGTTAACTGGCGTTGCGCCTGCTGCTGCGAATACT contains these protein-coding regions:
- a CDS encoding gluconokinase, whose protein sequence is MKAKKILVMGVSGCGKSLIGSEIAHALNLPFHDGDDYHPQSNVDKMAEGTPLNDDDRQGWLETLNRVYVENEAAVIACSALKPSYRDILRNNNRELVIVYLQGSFDTIWNRHKSRENHYFNGEAMLKSQFEALVEPQQDEALFVDIAQGVEGVVADALHAIKQFEEKES
- a CDS encoding TRAP transporter large permease, which encodes MFDLSSIGIAWGSVLMLVMMIGLLLTGMQLAFVTGFVAIFFTLFWFGPDALPLIASRTYSFASGYVFLAVPMFVLMAALLDRSGIARDLFDAMKSVGRRVRGGVAVQTLLVAVLLASMSGVIGGETVLLGILALPQMLRLGYDRKLAIGTTCAGGALGTMLPPSIVLIIYGMTASVSIGDLFKASFLPAFILAGCYIGYVLIRCKLNPSLAPIPSDEEIAEDMENQPSYFKALFFPLLSVATVLGSIYTGIASVTEASALGVVGIMISAAIRGELNFNMLKESAIATMRTCGMIMWIGIGASALVGIYNLMGGIDFVEEVILSLSGGSPLATLLIMMVILLVLGMFLDWVGVALLTMPIFVPIITSLGYDPVWFGVVFCLNMQVSFLSPPFGPAAFYLKSVAPKDISLGEIFSSLLPFIGLQVLVLGMVIAFPELAMWWK
- a CDS encoding TRAP transporter small permease subunit, producing the protein MTDKTSHAPQEQEEQPRNILDRAIIKVSNVLSGLFIFTVLISFYEVVMRYAFNAPTTWVHETASFVGGSLFIVGGIYAFAANKHVRVVLIYDSVSSQTRKYLNLVHHVVGLAFAGMLAYASYFMVQESWFTPWGDLRLETSGSVLNAPYPALLKGIIFVCLCILVVQFVLHLIQEIVGLGKKDDV